A portion of the Drosophila innubila isolate TH190305 chromosome 3L unlocalized genomic scaffold, UK_Dinn_1.0 0_D_3L, whole genome shotgun sequence genome contains these proteins:
- the LOC117789159 gene encoding uncharacterized protein LOC117789159, producing MMFDVTWLPTACGSLAPALIPPAHIVILWYFWENYARYVDRHFCTCSCWDTVFKGPYESGVAAYKHMYFNATPNSFKMWILTVFAVIALYECIKRLIALILQQRVRYSMLLLFLLSIFSHYYAWWAYINYYNDDYYNQWNHQLFFTITELFSTVLVMHLANTTNVVKPKKVFCIVGIALLHILAGSFDQFFMNVVRGEGAAHQVVRDIGFMLPDLLHLFIPLWLLRKARSESFSTRPFYRDRKLHRDIVAMLCLVSLMFVLCTIL from the exons ATGATGTTTGATGTGACCTGGCTGCCCACCGCCTGTGGCTCATTGGCGCCCGCATTGATACCGCCGGCTCACATAGTCATTTTGTGGTATTTTTGGGAGAACTATGCACGTTATGTGGACCGTCATTTCTGTACATGCTCCTGCTGGGACACAGTATTCAAGGGCCCCTACGAGTCGGGAGTGGCTGCCTACAAGCACATGTACTTCAATGCCACGCCCAATAGCTTCAAGATGTGGATACTCACGGTCTTTGCCGTTATTGCACTCTATGAGTGCATCAAGCGTCTCATCGCCCTAATCCTGCAACAACGTGTGCGATACTCAATGTTGCTCCTCTTCCTGCTTTCGATTTTCTCGCACTATTACGCCTGGTGGGCGTACATCAACTATTACAACGACGACTACTACAATCAATGGAATCACCAACTGTTCTTCACG ATCACAGAGCTGTTCTCCACGGTGCTAGTGATGCACCTGGCCAACACGACGAACGTCGTGAAGCCGAAGaaagttttttgcattgttgGTATCGCTTTGCTGCACATTCTCGCCGGCAGCTTCGATCAGTTCTTCATGAATGTGGTGCGTGGTGAGGGGGCAGCGCATCAGGTGGTGCGAGATATTGGCTTTATGCTGCCGGACTTACTGCACCTCTTCATACCGCTTTGGCTGCTGCGTAAGGCACGAAGTGAGAGCTTCTCGACGCGTCCATTTTACCGAGATCGCAAGTTGCACAGGGACATTGTGGCCATGTTGTGCTTGGTATCGTTGATGTTTGTGCTCTGCACGATTTTGTGA